A genome region from Nocardia sp. NBC_00565 includes the following:
- a CDS encoding SDR family NAD(P)-dependent oxidoreductase: MSDDAYFKGKVCVITGAGSGIGRALAENLAKRGAKLALSDIDTDGLAETVRRCEVYGAEIKSDRLNVVERDAVLLYADAVKAHFGKVHQIYNNAGIAYHGEVIRSEFKDIERIMDVDFWGVVNGTKAFLPLLIESGEGHVVNVSSLFGLIAVPGQSAYNAAKFAVRGFTESLRQEMLVGKHPVKVTCVHPGGIKTAVARNATYADGIDGTSAASMFDKKLAIHTPEMAAQTITEGVRKGHGRVLIGWEAKVLDLFVRVTASGYQRIAAAVNRPFLP; the protein is encoded by the coding sequence GTGAGCGATGATGCTTACTTCAAAGGCAAAGTTTGCGTGATCACGGGGGCGGGTTCCGGTATCGGTCGAGCACTCGCCGAGAACCTGGCCAAGCGCGGAGCCAAGCTCGCGCTCTCCGATATCGACACCGACGGCCTAGCCGAGACCGTGCGCCGCTGCGAGGTGTACGGGGCCGAGATCAAGTCCGACCGACTGAATGTGGTCGAGCGCGACGCCGTTCTGCTCTACGCCGACGCGGTCAAGGCACACTTCGGCAAGGTGCACCAGATCTACAACAACGCCGGCATCGCCTACCACGGTGAGGTGATCCGCTCGGAGTTCAAGGACATCGAGCGCATCATGGATGTCGACTTCTGGGGCGTAGTCAACGGCACCAAGGCGTTCCTGCCGCTGCTGATCGAATCGGGCGAGGGCCACGTCGTCAACGTCTCCAGCCTGTTCGGCCTCATCGCGGTCCCCGGGCAGAGTGCTTACAACGCGGCCAAGTTCGCGGTGCGCGGATTCACCGAATCGCTGCGTCAGGAGATGCTGGTCGGCAAGCATCCGGTCAAGGTGACCTGTGTGCATCCCGGCGGCATCAAAACCGCCGTCGCCCGCAACGCCACCTACGCCGATGGCATCGATGGCACGAGCGCCGCATCGATGTTCGACAAGAAGCTGGCCATTCACACGCCGGAGATGGCCGCGCAGACCATTACCGAAGGCGTCCGCAAGGGGCACGGCCGAGTGCTGATCGGCTGGGAGGCCAAGGTGCTGGATCTGTTCGTCCGGGTCACCGCCTCCGGCTACCAGCGCATCGCCGCCGCGGTGAACCGTCCCTTCCTGCCCTGA
- a CDS encoding alpha/beta hydrolase, with product MRDINIPLPIARTLLTPIFRATLNARLPWQLQRLLLDIGSRAQFRPSGTVVHRLRLGGRPAERITAGSAEPGLLRGAVLYLHGGGYAVGSLATHRSLAARLAHETGCAVYVLDYRLAPEHPFPAGLDDAEAAFMELVGNIGYRPEQIALSGDSAGGGLSLATAQRLIAERGYTPAALGLIAPWVDPNQVPEQFRDLVISRPWSRACAAAYLGDGDGKDTGYAPLHGELTGLPPTYVQVDVSELLHAQCVEFVAALRAAGVHARFTESQGLWHVAQLQAALVGPAAAALTELADFLREAVQPVSLRDLG from the coding sequence ATGCGTGACATCAATATTCCGCTACCCATCGCGCGGACGCTGCTGACTCCGATCTTCCGAGCCACGCTGAACGCGCGGCTGCCATGGCAGCTGCAGCGGCTGCTGCTCGATATCGGTTCGCGCGCACAGTTTCGGCCCTCGGGCACGGTCGTGCACCGGCTGCGGCTCGGCGGCCGGCCCGCGGAACGGATCACCGCAGGCTCGGCCGAGCCGGGCCTGCTCAGAGGAGCCGTACTCTATCTGCACGGCGGTGGCTACGCGGTCGGATCGCTCGCGACGCATCGCTCGTTGGCGGCCCGCCTGGCCCACGAAACCGGTTGCGCCGTCTACGTTCTCGACTATCGGCTGGCACCGGAGCATCCGTTCCCGGCCGGGCTCGACGACGCCGAGGCAGCCTTCATGGAGCTGGTCGGCAATATCGGCTACCGACCCGAACAGATCGCGCTGTCCGGCGATTCGGCGGGTGGCGGGCTGTCGCTGGCCACCGCGCAGCGCCTGATCGCCGAACGCGGATACACCCCGGCGGCGCTCGGCCTGATCGCGCCGTGGGTCGACCCGAATCAGGTCCCGGAGCAGTTCCGCGATCTGGTGATCAGCCGTCCATGGTCGCGCGCCTGCGCCGCCGCCTACCTCGGCGACGGCGACGGGAAGGACACCGGCTACGCACCGCTGCACGGCGAGCTGACCGGATTGCCGCCGACCTATGTGCAGGTCGATGTCAGCGAGCTGCTGCACGCGCAGTGCGTGGAGTTCGTGGCGGCGCTGCGGGCGGCGGGTGTGCACGCTCGGTTCACCGAGAGCCAGGGGCTATGGCACGTCGCGCAGCTGCAGGCCGCGCTCGTCGGCCCGGCCGCGGCGGCACTGACCGAATTGGCCGATTTCCTGCGCGAAGCAGTCCAACCGGTCTCGTTGCGCGACCTAGGATAG
- a CDS encoding AMP-dependent synthetase/ligase, with the protein MREFEVPASYTIPEDANNSDNVFRHAEQSPGAVLFNVSNGSGWREIKAAEFATAVTGVAKGLIASGIELGDRVAIMAPTRYEWALLDFAVWAAGGCTVAIYDSSAAEQAKWILQDSATKLLVVDSDKHRKVIDEIEAGTLPDLKETLQIDKGAIDELITRGADLDDAAVHARRAEVNAKSPATLIYTSGTTGRPKGVMLSHANLYAESQSDRIALKRYVTEGKKTLMFLPLAHVFARAVTLAAFDAKVIVAFTADWSTLVEQFGSYRPHFILAVPRVFEKVFNGAKQKAHDGGKGKIFDAAAETAIAYSETLDNGGPGLVLKLKHTLFDKLVYGKLRVALGGQCEAAVSGGGPLGARLGHFFRGVGVTIYEGYGLTETTAAITVNTPGNIRVGTVGKPIEGHAVKIAEDGELLVRGSVVFNGYWGNAEATEDAFADGWFKTGDLGAIDGDGYVTITGRKKEIIVTAGGKNVSPGLLEDSLRAHPLISQVMVVGDGQPFVGALITLDPEALPGWKERNSLPVDTPIEQLIENPALVAEINAAVAETNKKVSHAEAIKKIRILPVDWTQETGELTPKMSLKRAVVMKQYATEVEKIYG; encoded by the coding sequence ATGCGAGAGTTCGAAGTCCCGGCTTCCTACACCATTCCGGAAGACGCGAACAATTCCGATAACGTCTTCCGGCACGCCGAGCAGTCGCCCGGTGCGGTGCTGTTCAACGTGTCGAACGGTAGCGGCTGGCGGGAAATCAAGGCGGCGGAATTCGCCACGGCGGTCACCGGTGTGGCCAAGGGTCTGATCGCCTCGGGCATCGAACTCGGCGACCGCGTCGCCATCATGGCCCCCACCCGCTACGAGTGGGCGCTGCTCGACTTCGCCGTCTGGGCCGCCGGTGGCTGCACCGTCGCCATCTACGACAGCTCGGCCGCCGAGCAGGCCAAGTGGATCCTGCAGGACTCCGCCACCAAGCTGCTGGTCGTCGACTCCGACAAGCACCGCAAGGTCATCGACGAGATCGAGGCGGGCACACTGCCCGATCTGAAGGAAACCCTGCAGATCGACAAGGGCGCCATCGACGAGTTGATCACCCGCGGCGCCGATCTCGACGACGCGGCCGTGCACGCGCGCCGCGCCGAGGTCAACGCCAAGTCCCCGGCCACCCTGATCTACACCTCGGGCACCACCGGCCGTCCCAAGGGCGTCATGCTCTCGCACGCGAACCTCTACGCGGAGTCGCAGTCGGACCGGATCGCCCTGAAGCGCTACGTCACCGAGGGCAAGAAGACGCTGATGTTCCTGCCGCTGGCGCACGTCTTCGCGCGTGCCGTCACGCTGGCCGCGTTCGACGCCAAGGTGATCGTCGCGTTCACCGCCGACTGGTCCACCCTGGTCGAGCAGTTCGGCAGCTACCGCCCGCACTTCATCCTCGCGGTGCCGCGCGTCTTCGAGAAGGTCTTCAACGGCGCCAAGCAGAAGGCGCACGACGGGGGCAAGGGCAAGATCTTCGATGCCGCCGCCGAAACCGCCATCGCCTACAGCGAGACGCTGGACAACGGCGGACCGGGCCTGGTGCTCAAGCTCAAGCACACCCTGTTCGACAAGCTCGTCTACGGCAAGCTGCGGGTCGCGCTCGGTGGGCAGTGCGAGGCGGCGGTTTCCGGTGGCGGACCGCTCGGCGCGCGCCTGGGCCACTTCTTCCGCGGTGTCGGCGTCACCATCTACGAGGGCTACGGACTCACCGAGACCACCGCGGCCATCACCGTGAACACCCCCGGCAATATCCGCGTCGGCACCGTCGGCAAGCCGATCGAGGGCCATGCGGTGAAGATCGCCGAGGACGGTGAGCTGCTGGTGCGCGGATCGGTCGTCTTCAACGGCTACTGGGGCAATGCCGAAGCCACCGAGGACGCCTTCGCCGATGGCTGGTTCAAGACCGGTGACCTCGGCGCGATCGACGGCGACGGATACGTCACCATCACCGGCCGCAAGAAGGAAATCATCGTCACCGCGGGCGGTAAGAACGTCTCCCCCGGTCTGCTCGAGGATTCGCTGCGCGCGCACCCACTGATCAGCCAGGTCATGGTGGTGGGCGACGGCCAGCCGTTCGTCGGCGCGCTGATCACCCTCGATCCGGAGGCGCTGCCAGGCTGGAAAGAACGCAATAGCCTGCCGGTCGACACCCCGATCGAGCAGCTGATCGAGAACCCGGCGCTGGTCGCGGAGATCAACGCCGCGGTCGCCGAGACCAATAAGAAGGTCTCGCACGCCGAGGCGATCAAGAAGATCCGCATTCTGCCGGTCGACTGGACGCAGGAGACCGGTGAGCTGACGCCGAAGATGTCGCTGAAGCGCGCCGTGGTGATGAAGCAGTACGCCACCGAGGTGGAGAAGATCTACGGCTGA
- a CDS encoding molybdopterin-dependent oxidoreductase: MAELRFRVMAGIVAAGLALGVAELLAAFIGPDSAPPNALGSTVIDHTPDGVREWVIQTFGTNDKTLLFTCMALVAVLVAGFAGAVERTAHPRGSWLLAALGLLTAAIAIGRTGLSAAWPTIIGVAAGIYALRVLTARIDDAVATTLTGSPRPEAPTEASTSDDGTSARPQTSGSSSASSATPEATAHGSASSSPDASAPAASSAIEPATEQAVSDTESGTKSPSLATPRSTADSPRGAAAGPAARAVAAAETAPTRQIATERSVALPQRRQLLRGIAITGGLALLSGVGGRLIGAQRRNVSGERAAIQLPEPSAPAVPLAPDTDLKLPGLTPYLTSNSDFYRIDTALIVPQVSVDDWSLRIHGMVDREIVIGWGDLAKRTAVETLVTLACVSNPVGGDLIGNARWRGYRLAELLAEAGPHPDADMVLSHSIDGFTAGSPLAVLTDGRDALLAVGMNGEPLPVAHGYPARLVVPGLYGYVSATKWVTELEITRFDRATAYWTRRGWSANGPIKTGTRIDTPRARGKVKPGSTPIAGVAWAQHRGIRAVEVQIDDGPWQPARLSTEQSIDTWRQWVYDWNATSGSHTIRARATDGTGETQTADRAPVVPDGATGYPSATVQVG, encoded by the coding sequence ATGGCTGAACTGCGCTTTCGGGTGATGGCGGGCATCGTCGCCGCCGGTCTGGCACTCGGTGTCGCCGAACTGCTTGCCGCCTTCATCGGCCCCGACAGCGCCCCGCCCAACGCGCTCGGCTCGACCGTCATCGACCACACCCCTGATGGCGTGCGCGAATGGGTGATCCAAACCTTCGGCACCAACGACAAAACTCTGCTCTTCACCTGCATGGCGCTCGTGGCGGTACTGGTCGCCGGATTCGCCGGCGCGGTCGAACGAACAGCGCACCCCCGAGGATCCTGGTTGCTGGCCGCCCTCGGCCTGCTCACCGCCGCCATCGCCATCGGCCGCACCGGCCTGTCCGCCGCCTGGCCCACCATAATCGGCGTCGCCGCAGGCATTTACGCACTGCGTGTGCTCACCGCCCGCATAGATGACGCGGTCGCCACTACCCTGACTGGCTCTCCCCGACCCGAGGCACCAACGGAAGCCAGCACATCCGACGACGGCACATCGGCAAGGCCGCAGACCTCGGGCTCGAGTTCGGCATCATCGGCAACCCCGGAAGCCACTGCCCACGGCAGCGCCTCATCCAGCCCGGACGCGTCAGCTCCAGCCGCATCCAGTGCGATCGAACCAGCGACCGAGCAAGCGGTGAGCGACACCGAATCCGGCACGAAATCACCGTCACTCGCGACGCCGAGATCCACTGCTGACTCGCCCCGGGGCGCTGCGGCAGGACCAGCGGCCCGTGCTGTCGCGGCGGCCGAGACAGCACCCACACGACAGATTGCCACCGAGCGGTCGGTCGCGCTGCCGCAGCGGCGACAGTTGCTGCGTGGCATCGCTATTACCGGTGGGCTGGCATTGCTCAGCGGAGTCGGTGGACGGTTGATCGGGGCGCAGCGGCGGAATGTGTCCGGTGAGCGGGCGGCGATTCAGTTGCCCGAGCCGAGCGCTCCGGCGGTGCCGCTCGCGCCCGATACGGATCTGAAGTTGCCGGGGCTGACTCCGTATCTGACCTCGAACAGCGATTTCTATCGGATCGATACCGCGCTCATCGTGCCGCAGGTGTCGGTCGACGATTGGTCGCTGCGGATCCACGGGATGGTGGATCGCGAAATCGTCATCGGCTGGGGCGATCTCGCCAAGCGGACGGCGGTCGAGACCTTGGTGACGCTGGCCTGTGTCTCGAATCCGGTCGGCGGCGATCTGATCGGCAATGCGCGCTGGCGCGGTTATCGCCTGGCCGAACTGCTCGCCGAGGCGGGACCGCATCCGGACGCCGATATGGTCCTGTCGCACAGCATCGACGGTTTCACCGCGGGCAGCCCGCTGGCCGTGCTCACCGACGGCCGCGACGCGCTGCTCGCGGTCGGCATGAACGGCGAACCACTTCCGGTCGCCCACGGCTACCCGGCCCGCTTGGTCGTCCCCGGTCTCTACGGCTACGTCTCCGCCACCAAATGGGTGACCGAACTGGAGATCACCCGCTTCGACCGCGCCACGGCCTACTGGACCCGCCGCGGCTGGTCCGCCAACGGCCCCATCAAAACCGGCACCCGCATCGACACCCCGCGCGCACGCGGGAAGGTGAAACCGGGCTCGACCCCCATCGCGGGTGTCGCCTGGGCCCAACACCGCGGCATCCGAGCCGTCGAGGTCCAAATCGACGACGGCCCATGGCAACCCGCCCGCCTGTCCACCGAACAATCCATCGACACCTGGCGCCAATGGGTCTACGACTGGAACGCCACCTCCGGCTCCCATACCATCCGCGCCCGCGCCACCGACGGCACCGGCGAAACCCAAACCGCCGATCGCGCCCCCGTAGTCCCCGACGGCGCCACCGGCTACCCCTCCGCCACAGTCCAAGTGGGCTGA
- a CDS encoding DHA2 family efflux MFS transporter permease subunit, producing MTTQRNPWLALFALVVGFFMILLDMTIVAVANPAILGAFHDADISQVIWVTSAYLLTYAVPLLVTGRLGDRYGPKNMYLIGLTVFTGASLWCGLSGSIAMLIAARAVQGLGAALMTPQTMAVITRTFPPDKRGAAMGLWGGVAGLATLVGPILGGVLVDGLGWEWIFYVNVPVGIVAFALAAWLVPSLPTHEHKFDIPGVLLSGIGLFLLVFGIQEGSTYDWSLRIWLMIGAGLVVLAVFVVNQARNTGEPLLPLGLFRDRNFALSNVAIAAMGAAVTSMMVPSYFYLQAVREMSPTKSALVFAPMAIVTGIFAPIIGKFADRLHPRIVPTIGFIGFSASVFWFSAVMDPHSSIVWFLLSAALAGVANACIWAPLASTATHNLPVQQAGAGAGIYNTTRQVGSVLGSAAISALIAARMTANGLGGGKVAEGGAGQGPIPEFVKDAFSTALSQAILLPAGILLIGVIASALFVRHGQSLSAGPKDKLAKADTVAA from the coding sequence ATGACCACTCAACGCAACCCGTGGCTAGCGCTGTTCGCGCTGGTCGTCGGCTTCTTCATGATCCTGCTGGATATGACCATCGTCGCGGTCGCCAACCCGGCGATCCTCGGGGCCTTCCATGATGCCGACATCTCCCAGGTGATCTGGGTGACCAGTGCCTACCTGCTGACCTACGCGGTGCCGCTGCTGGTCACCGGCCGACTCGGTGACCGCTACGGTCCCAAGAATATGTACCTGATCGGCTTGACGGTGTTCACCGGCGCATCGCTGTGGTGCGGTCTGTCCGGATCGATCGCGATGCTGATCGCCGCGCGGGCCGTGCAGGGGCTCGGCGCCGCACTCATGACGCCGCAGACCATGGCTGTGATCACCAGGACGTTCCCGCCGGACAAGCGCGGCGCGGCCATGGGCCTGTGGGGCGGCGTGGCCGGTCTCGCGACGCTGGTCGGCCCGATCCTCGGCGGCGTGCTGGTCGATGGGCTCGGCTGGGAGTGGATCTTCTACGTCAACGTTCCGGTCGGCATCGTCGCCTTCGCGCTGGCGGCGTGGCTGGTGCCGTCGCTGCCCACACATGAGCACAAGTTCGACATCCCGGGCGTGCTGCTGAGTGGTATCGGACTGTTCCTGCTGGTGTTCGGCATCCAGGAGGGCAGCACCTACGACTGGTCGCTGCGGATCTGGTTGATGATCGGCGCGGGTCTGGTCGTGCTGGCCGTGTTCGTGGTGAATCAGGCGCGCAATACCGGTGAGCCGCTGCTGCCGCTCGGCCTGTTCCGCGACCGCAACTTCGCGCTGTCGAATGTGGCCATCGCGGCGATGGGCGCGGCCGTGACCTCGATGATGGTGCCGTCCTACTTCTATCTGCAGGCGGTGCGCGAGATGTCACCGACCAAGTCCGCGCTGGTCTTCGCGCCGATGGCGATCGTGACCGGCATCTTCGCGCCGATCATCGGCAAGTTCGCCGATAGGCTGCACCCGCGCATCGTGCCGACCATCGGGTTCATCGGATTCTCGGCCTCGGTCTTCTGGTTCTCGGCGGTGATGGACCCGCATTCCTCGATCGTGTGGTTCCTGCTGTCGGCCGCGCTGGCCGGTGTCGCCAACGCCTGCATCTGGGCACCGCTGGCCTCGACCGCGACGCACAACCTGCCGGTCCAGCAGGCGGGTGCGGGCGCGGGCATCTACAACACGACCCGTCAGGTCGGCTCGGTGCTCGGCAGCGCCGCGATCAGTGCGCTGATCGCGGCCCGCATGACCGCCAACGGTCTCGGCGGTGGCAAGGTCGCCGAAGGCGGTGCGGGACAAGGCCCGATCCCGGAATTCGTCAAGGACGCCTTCAGTACCGCACTGAGCCAAGCCATCCTGCTCCCCGCGGGCATCCTGTTGATCGGCGTGATCGCCTCGGCCCTCTTCGTCCGCCACGGCCAATCGCTGTCGGCGGGCCCGAAGGACAAACTCGCCAAGGCCGACACCGTCGCCGCCTGA
- a CDS encoding PadR family transcriptional regulator codes for MGQHAHPTVTPLAISVLALLEERPMHPYEMYQLLIARHEDLLVKVRPGSLYHTVARLAVQELVRSEGVDREGNRPERTTYRITESGREALRSRIAELLRSPAREFPVFPVALAEAHNLPRPDVVALLRERVQKLSEDLAEVAMMCRWAGEHSVPRRFWIVLPYLQATVTAEIAWVENLISELDSDELEWEEFDPVTGARITPDHHHPWATDGHAEPPPVPRRSTKTGASSP; via the coding sequence ATGGGGCAGCACGCGCACCCGACGGTGACGCCATTGGCGATTTCCGTGCTCGCGCTGCTCGAAGAGCGGCCCATGCATCCCTATGAGATGTATCAGCTGTTGATCGCCCGGCACGAGGATCTGCTCGTGAAGGTGCGACCGGGCTCGCTCTATCACACGGTCGCGCGGCTGGCGGTCCAGGAACTGGTGCGGTCCGAAGGCGTCGACCGGGAGGGCAATCGCCCGGAGCGCACCACCTATCGGATCACCGAAAGTGGCCGGGAGGCATTGCGTTCCAGGATTGCCGAGCTGCTGCGTAGTCCGGCGCGGGAGTTCCCGGTGTTCCCGGTCGCGCTCGCGGAGGCGCACAACCTGCCGAGACCGGATGTAGTCGCGCTGTTGCGCGAGCGCGTCCAAAAGCTTTCGGAGGACCTCGCCGAGGTGGCGATGATGTGCCGGTGGGCGGGCGAGCACTCCGTGCCGCGTCGATTCTGGATCGTGCTCCCGTACCTGCAGGCCACCGTCACGGCCGAGATCGCCTGGGTGGAGAACCTGATCTCCGAACTCGACAGTGACGAGCTGGAGTGGGAGGAATTCGATCCGGTCACCGGTGCCCGGATCACCCCCGACCACCATCACCCCTGGGCCACCGACGGGCATGCGGAACCACCGCCGGTGCCGCGGCGCTCGACGAAGACCGGAGCTTCGTCCCCCTGA
- a CDS encoding glycine betaine ABC transporter substrate-binding protein has protein sequence MNAEPISVRATRYILVVHIARCMVFLFATESWCRRMVLTASRRVLARVLVVTAVGLAVSCGNDNQGSTIVVGAGDSAESNLLAQIYSGALARTGARTSITANLGNRADYLGALDSGAVAVVGEHSGELLTFLNGNARARTPEVADKSEPVRLSVTEELSRSLPEGLAVSDPADGTDMRPRVLLAETAATRDNVRSVGALTPHCGEIEAGVAPVPGVLRAPTGPVSVVGCAFAGTSAYPDAPALRKALLDGEIQAGILTGPPTLASGSTDGLIVLSDGDYAVRAENVLAVYRKGLLDDQQIRKLNYVAGELATDELVGMIQRVRDGAAAADVARAWLDQHAL, from the coding sequence GTGAACGCTGAGCCCATCAGCGTTCGGGCCACCCGGTACATTCTGGTTGTTCATATTGCCCGCTGCATGGTGTTCCTGTTCGCTACAGAGAGTTGGTGTCGCCGGATGGTGTTGACCGCGTCGAGGCGGGTGCTGGCTCGGGTGTTGGTCGTGACGGCCGTCGGACTGGCCGTTTCCTGTGGAAACGACAATCAGGGCTCGACGATAGTGGTTGGCGCCGGAGATTCGGCCGAATCAAATCTGCTTGCGCAAATCTATTCCGGCGCATTGGCGCGCACCGGCGCGCGCACTTCGATCACCGCGAATCTCGGCAATCGCGCGGACTATCTCGGTGCGCTGGACTCGGGTGCCGTCGCGGTGGTCGGTGAGCACAGCGGCGAACTGCTCACCTTTCTGAACGGGAATGCGCGGGCGCGAACGCCGGAGGTGGCAGACAAATCGGAGCCGGTGCGGCTGTCGGTGACCGAGGAGCTGAGTCGATCGCTGCCGGAAGGGCTCGCGGTCTCCGATCCGGCCGACGGCACCGATATGCGACCGCGGGTGCTGCTGGCTGAGACCGCGGCGACTCGGGACAACGTGCGGTCGGTCGGCGCGCTCACACCGCACTGCGGCGAGATCGAGGCCGGGGTGGCTCCGGTACCCGGTGTGCTGCGCGCGCCCACCGGGCCGGTGTCGGTTGTCGGCTGCGCTTTCGCCGGGACCAGCGCCTATCCCGATGCGCCTGCCTTGCGAAAGGCCCTGCTGGACGGCGAGATCCAGGCCGGAATACTGACCGGGCCGCCCACGCTGGCCTCCGGTTCGACCGATGGGCTGATCGTGCTCTCCGATGGCGACTACGCCGTGCGCGCCGAGAACGTGCTCGCGGTGTACCGCAAGGGTCTGCTCGATGATCAGCAGATCCGGAAGCTGAATTATGTCGCGGGCGAACTCGCCACCGACGAGTTGGTCGGGATGATCCAGCGGGTCCGCGACGGTGCGGCCGCCGCCGACGTGGCGCGCGCCTGGCTGGATCAGCACGCGCTCTAG
- a CDS encoding ABC transporter substrate-binding protein, producing the protein MRTARVLIAAAALAAAMILSACGNSDPLAAKGDCAGDTLIVGSANFPESETVANIYAEVLKANGFKVDTKLNIGSREAYIPALRQCAISVIPEYNGNLLQYLDKNATATSSADVDAALTKALGSELAVGTPAPGQDSDAVVVTKATAERWNLHSIADLAAHTAEVKFGAPAEFQERAGGLPGLKKNYSLDIAANNFVPIADGGGPATVRALVDGSVTAADIFTTSPAIVQNNLVVLEDPKHNFPAQNVVPLFNAAKKTDKALAALNAVSAKLTTDELIKLNEAVSGSSKTEPKAAAQQWVAAQGLNTPTG; encoded by the coding sequence CTGCGCACCGCCCGGGTCCTCATCGCCGCCGCGGCACTGGCCGCAGCCATGATCCTGTCCGCGTGTGGCAACTCCGATCCGCTTGCGGCCAAGGGCGATTGTGCTGGCGACACGCTGATCGTCGGCTCGGCGAACTTCCCCGAATCCGAGACGGTCGCGAACATCTATGCGGAAGTGTTGAAGGCCAACGGATTCAAGGTCGACACCAAGCTGAACATCGGCAGTCGCGAGGCCTACATTCCGGCGCTGCGCCAGTGCGCGATCTCGGTGATCCCGGAGTACAACGGCAACCTGCTGCAGTATCTGGACAAGAACGCCACCGCGACCAGCTCCGCCGACGTCGACGCCGCGCTCACCAAGGCGCTCGGCTCCGAACTGGCCGTCGGCACGCCGGCCCCGGGTCAGGACTCCGACGCGGTCGTCGTCACCAAGGCCACCGCGGAGCGCTGGAACCTGCACAGCATCGCCGATCTGGCCGCGCACACGGCCGAGGTGAAATTCGGTGCGCCCGCCGAATTCCAGGAGCGCGCAGGCGGTCTGCCCGGTCTGAAGAAGAATTACAGCCTCGATATCGCCGCCAACAACTTCGTCCCGATCGCCGACGGTGGCGGCCCGGCGACCGTGCGCGCGCTGGTCGACGGCTCGGTGACCGCGGCCGATATCTTCACCACCTCCCCCGCGATCGTGCAGAACAACCTGGTTGTGCTCGAGGATCCGAAGCACAATTTCCCCGCGCAGAATGTGGTGCCGCTGTTCAACGCCGCCAAGAAGACCGACAAGGCGCTCGCCGCGCTCAACGCCGTCTCCGCGAAACTCACCACCGACGAGCTGATCAAACTCAACGAGGCCGTCTCCGGCAGTAGTAAGACCGAACCCAAAGCCGCAGCGCAGCAATGGGTTGCGGCCCAGGGTCTGAATACGCCGACCGGATAG
- a CDS encoding ABC transporter ATP-binding protein produces the protein MSDIEFRGISKTYPDGTHAVTDLDLRIESGSFTVFVGPSGCGKTTSMRMINRMITPTTGTITIAGQDISAVDPVRLRLGIGYVIQSAGLLPHRTVVDNVATVPVLRGDSRKAARAAALEVLDRVGLDRSLAGRYPAQLSGGQQQRVGVARALAADPPVLLMDEPFSAVDPVVRAELQLEMQRLQAELHKTIVFVTHDIDEAITLGDKVAVFGRGGVLQQYDPPQHVLAQPATDFVADFVGRDRGYRGLSFRTADTVPLHEIRTATADEVTELRLELGDWVLIVDASDRPTGWIDVTGVESVRAGRALADSTVAGGSLFTPAGDLRQAMDAAISAPSGIGVAVDDSGAVRGGVLATEVLQILAAQRAAEDAERNRLAFEQGLAPVDGIA, from the coding sequence GTGTCCGATATCGAATTCCGCGGTATCAGCAAGACCTATCCGGATGGCACCCATGCCGTTACCGACCTAGATCTGCGCATCGAATCCGGCTCGTTCACCGTCTTCGTCGGACCGTCGGGCTGCGGCAAGACCACCTCGATGCGGATGATCAACCGGATGATCACGCCTACCACGGGCACCATCACCATTGCCGGACAGGATATTTCGGCGGTCGATCCGGTGCGGCTGCGACTCGGTATCGGGTACGTGATCCAAAGTGCTGGATTGCTGCCGCACCGCACGGTCGTCGACAATGTCGCGACCGTACCGGTGCTGCGCGGCGATTCGCGCAAGGCCGCCCGCGCGGCAGCGCTGGAGGTGCTGGACCGGGTCGGGCTGGACCGCTCACTGGCCGGACGGTATCCCGCGCAGTTGTCCGGCGGCCAGCAGCAACGCGTGGGGGTGGCCAGGGCACTGGCCGCCGATCCGCCGGTCCTGCTGATGGACGAGCCGTTCAGTGCCGTCGACCCGGTGGTCCGGGCCGAGCTGCAGCTCGAAATGCAAAGGCTGCAAGCCGAATTGCACAAGACCATCGTTTTCGTCACCCACGATATCGACGAAGCGATCACCCTCGGCGACAAGGTCGCGGTGTTCGGCCGCGGCGGGGTGCTGCAGCAGTACGATCCGCCGCAGCATGTATTGGCCCAGCCCGCAACGGATTTCGTCGCCGACTTCGTCGGCCGGGACCGCGGCTATCGCGGCCTGTCCTTCCGGACCGCCGATACTGTTCCGCTACACGAGATCCGGACCGCGACGGCCGACGAGGTGACCGAACTCAGGCTGGAACTGGGTGATTGGGTGCTGATCGTCGACGCTTCCGATCGGCCGACCGGATGGATCGATGTGACCGGCGTGGAGTCGGTGCGGGCCGGTCGTGCCCTGGCCGACAGCACGGTCGCAGGCGGATCACTGTTCACGCCCGCGGGCGACCTGCGCCAGGCCATGGACGCGGCGATCTCCGCACCATCGGGAATCGGTGTGGCCGTTGATGATTCCGGCGCGGTGCGCGGCGGTGTGCTGGCCACCGAGGTACTGCAGATCCTGGCCGCCCAGCGCGCCGCCGAAGACGCCGAACGCAACCGCCTCGCCTTCGAACAGGGCCTCGCCCCGGTGGACGGCATCGCATGA